One window from the genome of Flavobacterium agricola encodes:
- a CDS encoding acetyl-CoA carboxylase biotin carboxyl carrier protein subunit, with protein MNNIFKVNVNKVFDFNLSEQDSASLDAVSLNTENYHIVHQNKTYTAEIVKKDFVNKTYTVLINNNEYVVSIANQLDQLIKEMGFEVGKTKIVNAIKAPMPGLILEINVAVGLEVQEGENLLILEAMKMENSFDSPRSGIIKSIAVTKGQAVDKGQLLIEFE; from the coding sequence ATGAACAACATTTTTAAAGTTAACGTAAACAAGGTATTTGACTTTAATTTGTCTGAGCAAGACAGTGCAAGTTTAGATGCTGTTTCGCTTAACACCGAAAATTATCACATAGTACATCAAAACAAAACGTACACAGCCGAAATCGTAAAAAAAGATTTCGTAAACAAAACCTACACGGTACTTATTAACAATAACGAATATGTAGTTTCAATCGCCAATCAATTGGATCAATTGATTAAAGAAATGGGATTTGAAGTTGGTAAAACCAAAATTGTTAATGCCATTAAAGCACCCATGCCTGGTTTAATTTTAGAGATAAATGTTGCGGTGGGCCTAGAAGTTCAGGAAGGCGAAAATTTATTAATTCTTGAAGCCATGAAAATGGAAAATAGTTTTGATTCACCACGTTCTGGAATCATCAAATCAATCGCTGTAACTAAAGGACAAGCGGTAGATAAAGGCCAATTATTAATTGAATTTGAATAA
- the accC gene encoding acetyl-CoA carboxylase biotin carboxylase subunit → MLVANRGEIALRVMKTARKMGIKTVAVYSVADRQSPHVKFADEAVCIGEAPSNQSYLLGDKIIEVCKALNVDGIHPGYGFLSENSKFAQLAEQNGITFIGPKSHAIEVMGDKLAAKETVKAYNIPMVPGLDHAITDIDEAKQVAKEVGFPILIKASAGGGGKGMRVVEKESDFESQMQRAISEATSAFGDGSVFIEKYVASPRHIEIQVLADTHGNVVYLFERECSIQRRHQKVVEEAPSAVLTPEIRKAMGEAAVKVAKSCDYVGAGTVEFLLDENKNFYFLEMNTRLQVEHPVTELITGIDLVEMQIRVARGEVLPIKQEDLHIKGHALELRVYAEDPLNDFLPSVGNLETYILPQGEGIRVDNGFEQGMDVPIYYDPMLSKLITYGKDRNEAIQIMLKAIQDYKIEGVSTTLPFGTFVIEHDAFVSGNFDTNFVKKFYSPEIIKENQAKEAEVAAMLALKQYLTDQQILRVPTKL, encoded by the coding sequence ATATTAGTTGCAAATCGTGGTGAAATTGCACTACGTGTAATGAAAACAGCTCGTAAAATGGGCATTAAAACGGTGGCGGTTTACTCAGTTGCCGATCGTCAATCGCCTCACGTTAAATTTGCTGACGAAGCTGTTTGCATTGGCGAAGCACCTTCTAACCAATCGTATCTTTTAGGCGATAAAATTATTGAAGTTTGTAAAGCATTAAACGTTGATGGCATTCATCCCGGATACGGATTTTTATCAGAAAATTCAAAATTTGCACAATTAGCCGAACAAAACGGCATTACATTTATCGGTCCAAAATCTCATGCGATCGAAGTAATGGGCGATAAATTAGCAGCTAAAGAAACCGTTAAGGCGTATAACATTCCTATGGTTCCTGGTTTAGATCACGCCATTACCGATATTGATGAAGCCAAACAAGTAGCTAAAGAAGTTGGTTTTCCAATCTTAATTAAAGCTTCTGCAGGCGGTGGTGGAAAAGGAATGCGCGTGGTAGAAAAAGAATCAGATTTTGAATCGCAAATGCAACGCGCCATTTCAGAAGCAACATCGGCATTTGGTGATGGATCTGTTTTTATTGAAAAATATGTAGCTTCTCCGCGTCATATCGAAATTCAAGTTTTAGCCGATACGCACGGCAATGTAGTTTATTTATTCGAGCGCGAATGTTCAATTCAACGCCGTCATCAAAAAGTAGTTGAAGAAGCGCCTTCAGCCGTTTTAACTCCAGAAATTCGTAAAGCCATGGGCGAAGCTGCTGTAAAAGTGGCAAAATCTTGTGATTATGTGGGTGCTGGTACGGTTGAATTTTTGTTAGATGAAAACAAAAATTTTTACTTCTTAGAAATGAATACGCGTTTGCAAGTGGAACATCCGGTTACCGAATTAATTACAGGAATTGATTTAGTTGAGATGCAAATTCGCGTAGCTCGCGGCGAAGTACTTCCTATAAAACAAGAAGATTTACATATTAAAGGCCATGCGTTAGAATTGCGTGTGTATGCCGAAGATCCGTTAAACGATTTCTTACCTTCTGTAGGAAATTTAGAAACGTATATTTTACCGCAAGGCGAAGGAATTCGTGTTGATAATGGTTTTGAACAAGGCATGGATGTGCCTATTTATTACGATCCAATGTTATCAAAACTAATCACTTATGGTAAAGATCGTAACGAAGCCATTCAAATTATGCTAAAAGCCATTCAAGATTATAAAATTGAAGGCGTAAGCACAACCTTACCTTTCGGAACATTTGTTATAGAGCATGATGCATTTGTTTCTGGAAATTTTGACACCAACTTTGTTAAAAAATTTTACAGCCCAGAAATCATTAAAGAAAATCAAGCTAAAGAAGCCGAAGTTGCAGCAATGCTAGCTTTAAAACAATATTTAACCGATCAACAAATTTTACGCGTACCAACTAAATTGTAG
- a CDS encoding acyl-CoA carboxylase subunit beta, with the protein MNSKFDILNKKLAEAKLGGGEKRIAAQHAKKKLTARERIEYFFDEGSFEEIGAFVTHRTKDFGLDKEHYLGDGVITGYGTVNGRLVYAFAQDFTVFGGALSETHAEKICKVMDMAVKVGAPMIGLNDSGGARIQEGVRSLGGYADIFFRNVQASGVIPQISAIMGPCAGGAVYSPAMTDFTMMVEGSSYMFVTGPNVVKTVTNEEVSAEELGGASTHSTKSGVAHTTSANDVECLEDVKRLLSYIPQNNQEVVEDLPYELGSEVREQLNTIVPDNANKPYDMHEVINHVIDEDSFFEIHKNFAENIIVGFARIGGKSVGIVANNPMFLAGCLDVNSSTKSARFVRFCDAFNIPLLVLVDVPGFLPGTDQEWNGIIVHGAKLLYALSEATVPKVTVITRKAYGGAYDVMNSKHIGADLNYAWPGAEIAVMGAKGASEIIFKREIAEAADPAATLAEKEAEYARKFTNPYKAAQRGFIDEVIFPEDTRRKLIKAFKMLENKVVATPNRKHGNIPL; encoded by the coding sequence ATGAATTCAAAATTCGATATATTAAATAAAAAATTAGCCGAAGCAAAATTAGGTGGAGGCGAAAAACGTATTGCAGCGCAACACGCAAAAAAGAAATTAACCGCACGCGAGCGCATTGAATATTTTTTTGACGAAGGATCGTTTGAAGAAATCGGTGCTTTTGTTACTCACCGTACCAAAGATTTTGGTTTAGATAAAGAACATTATTTAGGCGATGGCGTAATTACCGGATACGGAACCGTAAACGGGCGTCTAGTTTATGCCTTTGCACAAGATTTTACTGTTTTTGGTGGCGCGTTATCAGAAACGCATGCCGAAAAAATTTGTAAAGTGATGGATATGGCCGTAAAAGTTGGTGCACCAATGATTGGTCTTAATGATTCTGGCGGTGCGCGCATTCAAGAAGGTGTTCGTTCGTTAGGCGGCTATGCCGACATATTTTTCAGAAACGTACAAGCTTCTGGTGTAATTCCACAAATTTCTGCCATTATGGGTCCTTGTGCTGGCGGAGCTGTTTATTCTCCAGCAATGACCGATTTCACGATGATGGTTGAAGGATCATCTTACATGTTTGTTACCGGACCAAACGTAGTAAAAACCGTAACAAATGAAGAAGTTTCTGCTGAAGAATTGGGTGGTGCATCAACACATTCTACCAAATCTGGAGTAGCACATACAACATCGGCTAATGACGTAGAATGTTTAGAAGATGTAAAACGTTTATTAAGCTATATTCCTCAAAACAATCAAGAAGTTGTTGAAGATTTACCTTATGAATTAGGAAGCGAAGTGCGCGAGCAATTAAATACCATTGTTCCAGACAACGCAAACAAACCTTACGACATGCACGAGGTAATTAACCACGTGATTGATGAAGATTCGTTTTTTGAAATTCATAAAAACTTTGCAGAAAACATTATTGTAGGTTTTGCTCGCATTGGTGGTAAATCAGTTGGTATTGTAGCAAATAACCCCATGTTTTTAGCCGGTTGTTTAGATGTAAATTCGTCTACAAAATCGGCGCGTTTTGTACGTTTTTGCGATGCTTTCAACATTCCGTTATTAGTTTTAGTTGATGTACCAGGTTTTTTACCAGGAACAGATCAGGAATGGAACGGAATTATTGTTCACGGTGCTAAATTATTATATGCCTTATCAGAAGCTACCGTACCAAAAGTTACCGTAATTACTCGTAAAGCTTACGGTGGAGCTTATGATGTTATGAATTCTAAACACATTGGTGCCGATTTAAATTACGCATGGCCAGGTGCTGAAATTGCAGTAATGGGCGCTAAAGGTGCATCAGAAATTATTTTTAAACGAGAAATTGCTGAAGCTGCCGATCCTGCTGCAACATTAGCTGAGAAAGAAGCTGAATACGCACGTAAGTTTACCAATCCGTATAAAGCTGCACAACGCGGTTTTATTGATGAAGTTATCTTTCCTGAAGATACACGCAGAAAGTTAATTAAAGCTTTTAAAATGCTAGAAAATAAAGTAGTTGCAACGCCAAACCGCAAACACGGTAACATTCCGTTGTAA
- a CDS encoding FKBP-type peptidyl-prolyl cis-trans isomerase codes for MTIENNHVVTLNYTLHTIEENGEKTFVEQSNAEQPLSFLYGVGMMIPKFEQEIAGLTTGDKKSFVIVPAEAYGEKDPNAVTQLPIDMFKDHPQGLPPVGAFLPLSDNQGNNFTAVVLEVTDEAVIVDLNHPMAGKTLNFDVEVVSTRPATEEELAHGHAHGADGNEAH; via the coding sequence ATGACAATAGAAAACAACCATGTAGTTACTTTAAACTACACATTACATACCATTGAAGAAAATGGTGAAAAAACATTCGTAGAGCAATCTAACGCAGAACAACCATTATCCTTCTTATACGGAGTTGGAATGATGATTCCTAAATTTGAACAAGAAATTGCTGGTTTAACAACTGGAGATAAAAAATCGTTTGTAATTGTTCCGGCAGAAGCTTACGGTGAAAAAGATCCGAACGCAGTTACACAATTACCAATTGATATGTTTAAAGATCACCCACAAGGTTTACCACCAGTTGGCGCATTTTTACCATTATCTGACAACCAAGGTAACAACTTTACTGCTGTTGTTTTAGAAGTTACTGATGAAGCGGTTATTGTTGATTTAAATCACCCAATGGCAGGTAAAACTTTAAACTTTGATGTTGAAGTTGTTAGCACACGCCCAGCTACTGAAGAAGAATTAGCTCACGGTCATGCACACGGTGCTGACGGAAACGAAGCTCATTAA
- a CDS encoding VF530 family protein has translation MTNPDPLHGMKLQNILEEMVEFFEGWDALGKEIPVNCFLKDPSIKSSLTFLRKTPWAREKVERLYVKIYPHLKKNKSNS, from the coding sequence ATGACAAATCCAGATCCGCTTCATGGCATGAAGTTGCAAAATATATTAGAAGAAATGGTTGAGTTTTTTGAAGGTTGGGATGCTTTAGGAAAAGAGATTCCGGTAAACTGCTTTTTAAAAGATCCGAGCATCAAATCGTCTTTAACTTTTTTACGTAAAACGCCTTGGGCTAGAGAAAAAGTTGAGCGTTTGTATGTAAAAATTTATCCACATCTTAAAAAAAACAAATCGAATTCGTAA
- a CDS encoding asparagine synthetase B, whose amino-acid sequence MARLFLFLFFFLYQTTSFASYILIPMDHDNQKNHLKAYGITYWALAQNIKVQWLLNFEGGSFLLADAPHIRKECQIRGVSYQVLTDAEQQQLIQEIAAPSQNQEVVLLEKAPKIAVYTPSGKMPWDDAVTLVLTYAEIPFTPVYDTEVLRNDLVLYDWLHLHHEDFTGQYGKFFGAYRSAPWYIEQKKQAEELAQSLGYNKVSDAKLAVAHKIRDFVIGGGFMFAMCSATDSFDIALSAEGVDICEPMFDGDATSPNYQAQIDYAKTFAFKDFVLERSPTRYEFSDIDMTEQRRILPDVDYFTLMEYSAKWDPIPTMLCQNHTQLVKGFMGQTTAFNPELVKANVLVMGKNMQNNEARYIHGTKGKGMFTFFGGHDPEDYQHRVGDAPTLLDLHPNSPGYRLILNNILFPAARKKPQKT is encoded by the coding sequence ATGGCTCGTTTATTTTTGTTTCTTTTCTTTTTTCTATATCAAACCACAAGTTTCGCTTCGTACATCCTAATTCCTATGGATCACGACAATCAAAAAAATCATTTAAAAGCTTACGGAATTACATATTGGGCATTAGCGCAAAATATAAAGGTGCAATGGTTATTAAATTTCGAAGGCGGAAGTTTTTTATTAGCTGATGCGCCGCATATTCGTAAAGAATGTCAAATTCGTGGTGTTTCATATCAGGTTTTAACCGATGCCGAGCAGCAACAATTAATCCAGGAAATAGCAGCGCCCTCGCAAAATCAAGAAGTTGTTTTGTTAGAAAAAGCACCTAAAATTGCGGTTTATACGCCATCGGGCAAAATGCCTTGGGATGATGCCGTAACGTTGGTTTTAACTTATGCCGAAATTCCGTTTACGCCCGTTTATGATACCGAAGTTTTACGAAACGATTTAGTTTTGTACGATTGGTTGCATTTGCACCACGAAGATTTTACCGGGCAATACGGAAAGTTTTTTGGTGCTTATCGAAGCGCACCTTGGTACATTGAGCAAAAAAAACAAGCCGAAGAATTGGCACAAAGTTTAGGATACAACAAAGTTTCTGATGCTAAATTAGCAGTAGCTCATAAAATTCGAGATTTTGTTATTGGTGGCGGATTTATGTTTGCTATGTGCTCGGCAACCGACAGCTTTGATATTGCTTTATCTGCAGAAGGCGTTGATATTTGCGAACCAATGTTCGATGGTGATGCAACTTCACCCAATTATCAAGCGCAAATAGATTATGCTAAAACTTTTGCGTTTAAAGATTTTGTTTTAGAAAGAAGCCCAACGCGTTATGAATTTTCAGATATTGATATGACCGAGCAACGCCGTATTTTACCTGATGTAGATTATTTTACGTTGATGGAATATTCGGCCAAGTGGGATCCTATTCCAACCATGTTATGTCAAAATCATACCCAATTGGTAAAAGGATTTATGGGGCAAACTACCGCTTTTAACCCCGAATTGGTAAAAGCCAATGTTTTAGTGATGGGAAAAAACATGCAAAATAATGAAGCTCGTTATATTCACGGAACCAAAGGCAAGGGCATGTTTACTTTTTTTGGCGGACATGATCCGGAAGATTATCAGCATCGGGTAGGAGATGCACCAACCTTATTAGATTTGCATCCCAATTCGCCTGGTTATCGGTTAATTTTAAATAATATATTATTTCCAGCAGCCAGAAAAAAACCGCAGAAAACTTAA
- the dnaB gene encoding replicative DNA helicase — protein sequence MENLDKISPLKKLDKSTLISLEKGKLPPQVLEMEEAVLGAMMIDTKGVDEVIDILVPQAFYKEAHQTIYEAIVSLFQDGAPIDILSVSERLRKMGKLDRVGGDLYLIELTQRISSSAHIEYHSRIILQKFIQRSLIRISSEIIEEAYDEATDVFDLLDKAEARLYDVAQGNTKRSEETAQSLVNQAKAVIESKGKEGVDIGIKTGFTELDNLTSGWQPSDLIIVAARPGMGKTAFVLSMARNIAIQYGKAVAFFSLEMSSVQLITRLISAETGLSSEKLRKGDLEEHEWTQLTNKVSDLEQSKIFIDDTPSLSIFDLRAKARRLKSKHDISIIIIDYLQLMTAGGNNKGGGNREQEISTISRNLKALAKELNIPVIALSQLSRAVETRGPSKRPLLSDLRESGAIEQDADIVSFIYRPEYYKIDTWDDEEETPTQGQAEFIVAKHRNGGLDNIRLKFIGSQGKFDNLDSTGIDLNELPSRMNDDSSPFPSPFNPPSANEAFGSSMNHFNDDNDVPF from the coding sequence ATGGAAAATTTAGATAAAATATCACCCCTTAAAAAATTAGATAAATCTACACTGATTAGTCTTGAAAAAGGGAAACTTCCGCCTCAAGTTTTAGAGATGGAAGAAGCCGTTTTAGGTGCTATGATGATTGACACCAAAGGTGTTGATGAGGTGATTGATATTTTAGTTCCGCAAGCTTTTTATAAAGAAGCGCATCAAACCATTTACGAGGCAATTGTAAGCTTGTTTCAGGACGGGGCACCAATTGATATTCTTTCGGTTTCAGAAAGATTACGTAAAATGGGCAAATTAGATCGTGTGGGTGGCGATTTGTATTTAATAGAATTAACCCAACGCATTTCATCTTCAGCGCATATTGAATACCATTCACGTATCATATTACAAAAGTTTATTCAGCGTAGTTTAATTCGTATTTCGAGCGAAATTATTGAAGAAGCTTATGATGAAGCTACCGATGTTTTTGATTTACTAGATAAAGCCGAAGCACGTTTATACGATGTTGCCCAAGGAAATACAAAACGCAGTGAAGAAACCGCACAAAGTTTAGTAAATCAAGCCAAAGCCGTTATTGAATCTAAAGGAAAAGAAGGCGTTGATATTGGAATTAAAACTGGATTTACTGAATTAGATAACCTAACTTCAGGTTGGCAACCGTCCGATTTAATTATTGTGGCAGCACGTCCGGGTATGGGTAAAACCGCTTTTGTACTTTCTATGGCACGTAACATTGCCATTCAGTACGGTAAAGCTGTTGCGTTTTTCTCGTTAGAAATGTCATCGGTGCAGTTAATTACACGTTTAATTTCTGCCGAAACCGGATTGTCATCAGAAAAATTACGTAAAGGTGATTTAGAAGAGCACGAATGGACGCAATTAACCAATAAAGTTTCAGATCTAGAACAATCTAAAATATTTATTGATGATACGCCATCTTTATCTATTTTCGACTTGCGTGCTAAAGCACGTCGTTTAAAATCTAAACACGATATCAGTATTATAATTATTGACTATTTGCAGTTAATGACAGCAGGTGGTAACAACAAAGGCGGCGGAAACCGTGAGCAAGAAATTTCTACCATTTCGCGTAACTTAAAGGCATTAGCTAAAGAATTAAATATTCCGGTTATTGCACTTTCTCAGCTTTCTCGTGCGGTAGAAACTCGTGGACCATCTAAACGTCCGTTGCTTTCTGACTTACGTGAATCTGGAGCGATTGAGCAAGACGCCGATATTGTTTCGTTTATTTATCGTCCTGAATATTATAAAATTGACACCTGGGATGATGAAGAAGAAACACCAACCCAAGGCCAAGCCGAATTTATTGTAGCAAAACACCGTAACGGGGGCTTAGATAACATTCGTTTAAAATTTATCGGATCGCAAGGTAAGTTTGATAATTTAGATTCAACAGGAATTGATTTGAATGAATTACCATCTCGAATGAATGACGATTCATCGCCATTTCCTTCACCATTCAATCCGCCATCAGCTAACGAAGCTTTTGGTAGCAGTATGAATCATTTTAATGACGATAACGACGTACCGTTCTAA
- a CDS encoding acetyl-CoA carboxylase carboxyltransferase subunit alpha, whose amino-acid sequence MEYLDFELPIKELEEQLAKCESLGKESNVDVTATHNQIQQKLEDTKKNIYQNLSAWQRVQLSRHPDRPYTLDYIKALCGDTFLELFGDRGVKDDKAMIGGLGKIGDQSFMIIGQQKGTNTKTRQYRNFGMANPEGYRKALRLMRMAEKFGIPVVTLIDTPGAYPGLEAEERGQGEAIARNIFEMFRIQVPIITIIIGEGASGGALGIGVGDKVFMLENTWYSVISPESCSSILWRSWEHKERAAEALKLTSFDMKQNNLVDDIIPEPLGGAHYDRETTFNTVKEYILSSYAMLSKIPMERLRAERIEKYSKMGVFNE is encoded by the coding sequence ATGGAATATTTAGATTTTGAATTACCGATTAAAGAATTAGAAGAGCAATTAGCTAAATGTGAATCTTTAGGTAAGGAATCAAATGTAGATGTAACTGCTACACATAACCAAATTCAACAAAAGTTAGAAGATACTAAAAAGAATATATACCAAAACCTATCGGCGTGGCAACGTGTTCAATTATCAAGACATCCAGATCGTCCGTATACATTAGATTATATTAAAGCTTTATGTGGCGATACGTTTCTAGAATTATTTGGAGATCGTGGAGTTAAAGATGATAAAGCCATGATTGGTGGTTTAGGTAAAATTGGTGATCAATCATTCATGATTATTGGTCAACAAAAAGGTACCAACACAAAAACGCGTCAGTACCGTAATTTTGGTATGGCAAATCCAGAAGGTTACCGCAAAGCTTTACGTTTAATGCGTATGGCAGAAAAATTTGGCATTCCGGTAGTAACTTTAATTGATACTCCAGGAGCTTACCCAGGTTTAGAAGCTGAAGAACGAGGACAAGGAGAAGCTATTGCTCGTAATATTTTTGAAATGTTCCGTATTCAAGTGCCAATTATTACTATTATTATTGGTGAAGGTGCATCTGGTGGTGCTTTAGGAATTGGTGTTGGAGATAAAGTTTTTATGCTTGAAAACACATGGTATTCTGTTATTTCTCCAGAATCTTGTTCTTCTATTTTATGGAGAAGCTGGGAGCATAAAGAACGTGCTGCCGAAGCTTTAAAACTAACTTCATTTGATATGAAACAAAATAATTTAGTTGACGATATTATTCCTGAACCGCTTGGTGGTGCACATTACGATCGTGAAACAACATTTAACACGGTTAAAGAATACATTTTAAGTTCGTACGCCATGTTAAGTAAAATTCCGATGGAAAGATTACGTGCAGAACGTATTGAAAAATACAGTAAAATGGGTGTTTTTAACGAATAA
- a CDS encoding DMT family transporter, translating to MQNVKLKSYLQLHLIVLIWGFTGVLGELIQTSAATKTWYRMTIALVVIFIYAKLKKISLTYDRKTIIKFMLCGGIIAAHWLAFFKAIEISNVSTTLATLSTGAFFASFLEPIFYGRRIVWYEVLFGVFVIFGLYLIYGVNEGAYLGGILLTLVAAFLSALFSIINAKFAEKYDPTGVSVYEIVGGVSLLSIYMFFIGDFGPQFYTLSTNTWIFIAILGVFCTAYPFVGSIKIMKYISPYTVMLTINLEPIYGIILAVILFPETEKMGPEFYIGGAIILGTIILNVLIKNYWNVKQIEK from the coding sequence ATGCAAAACGTTAAGCTTAAAAGCTATTTACAATTACATCTTATTGTTTTAATTTGGGGTTTTACTGGGGTTTTAGGAGAATTGATTCAAACCTCGGCAGCAACAAAAACATGGTACAGAATGACCATTGCTTTGGTTGTAATTTTTATTTACGCCAAGCTGAAAAAAATTAGTTTAACGTACGACCGAAAAACCATAATTAAATTTATGCTTTGTGGCGGTATTATTGCTGCGCATTGGTTGGCTTTTTTTAAAGCTATCGAAATTTCAAACGTTTCAACAACTTTAGCAACGCTTTCTACCGGAGCATTTTTCGCCTCATTTTTAGAACCCATTTTTTACGGACGCCGCATTGTTTGGTATGAAGTTTTATTTGGCGTTTTTGTTATTTTTGGATTGTATTTAATTTACGGAGTTAACGAAGGTGCATATTTAGGCGGAATTTTATTAACCTTAGTAGCAGCTTTTTTATCCGCATTATTTTCAATAATTAACGCTAAGTTTGCTGAAAAATATGATCCTACTGGCGTTTCGGTTTACGAAATAGTTGGTGGTGTTTCTTTATTATCCATTTATATGTTTTTTATTGGTGATTTTGGCCCTCAGTTTTATACCTTATCTACCAATACCTGGATTTTTATTGCCATTTTAGGCGTGTTTTGTACCGCTTATCCGTTTGTAGGTTCTATAAAAATTATGAAATATATTTCGCCATATACCGTAATGTTAACTATAAATTTAGAGCCCATTTATGGTATTATTTTAGCTGTAATTTTATTTCCTGAAACAGAAAAAATGGGGCCAGAATTTTATATCGGGGGTGCCATTATTTTAGGAACAATTATATTAAACGTATTAATAAAAAACTACTGGAACGTAAAACAGATAGAGAAATAG